The Microbacterium foliorum genome has a window encoding:
- the rpsN gene encoding 30S ribosomal protein S14, with protein sequence MAKKSKIARNEQRKVIVERYAERRAELKKTLVDPNATDEAREAARVGLQKLPRNASPARVRSRDVIDGRPRGVLTKFGISRVRFRDMAHRGELPGVTKSSW encoded by the coding sequence ATGGCTAAGAAGAGCAAGATCGCTCGCAACGAGCAGCGCAAGGTCATCGTCGAGCGTTACGCAGAGCGTCGCGCCGAGCTGAAGAAGACCCTGGTCGACCCGAACGCCACCGACGAGGCCCGCGAGGCCGCACGCGTCGGACTGCAGAAGCTGCCGCGCAACGCGTCGCCGGCTCGCGTGCGTTCGCGCGACGTCATCGACGGCCGCCCCCGCGGTGTCCTCACGAAGTTCGGCATCTCGCGTGTCCGCTTCCGTGACATGGCACACCGTGGCGAGCTGCCGGGTGTCACCAAGTCGAGCTGGTAA
- the rpmG gene encoding 50S ribosomal protein L33, producing MAKKAQDVRPIIKLRSTAGTGYTYVTKKNRRNTPDRLVLKKYDPVIRQHVEFREER from the coding sequence ATGGCCAAGAAGGCTCAGGACGTACGTCCGATCATCAAGCTGCGCTCGACGGCAGGTACGGGTTACACGTACGTGACGAAGAAGAACCGCCGCAACACCCCCGACCGTCTCGTGCTGAAGAAGTACGACCCGGTCATCCGTCAGCACGTCGAATTCCGAGAGGAGCGTTGA